From one Streptomyces sp. ICC1 genomic stretch:
- a CDS encoding alpha/beta hydrolase-fold protein gives MSLGIDGAPALLLAVLLATAVFAGTVLLWPRLSVRGPGAVLGRSALQLAITLTMAVPLLLAANSSYGFYGSWGDLLSLRRDDPIPAGTDTSGADPSGRDGLRVRGTHSWRYGGSGDPEAVGRIEAVTVRGARSGLSAQAYVYLPPQYAYATARRREEFPVVLALSGFPSTPRVLLDLLRYPQRALEAVRAGRMRPAVLVLMTPTVAPPRDTECVDVPGGPQAETFFAHDLRAAVASHYGLTRDARGWGVMGNSVGGYCALKLALREPDAYRAAAGLSASYEAARDADTGDLFGGDAGLRRESDLLWRLRNLPQPPVSLLVASSRKGEHQYPRTMEFIDAVRAPARVSSIVLGSGGHHYETWGREVPPALEWLVGRLSPP, from the coding sequence GTGTCCCTCGGCATCGACGGCGCCCCGGCGCTGCTCCTCGCCGTCCTCCTGGCGACCGCGGTGTTCGCGGGCACGGTGCTGCTGTGGCCCCGGCTCTCGGTGCGCGGGCCGGGGGCGGTGCTGGGGCGGTCCGCCCTGCAGCTGGCGATCACCCTGACGATGGCGGTGCCGCTGCTGCTCGCGGCGAACTCCTCCTACGGCTTCTACGGCTCCTGGGGCGATCTGCTGTCCCTGCGCCGCGACGATCCGATCCCGGCGGGCACGGACACCTCGGGCGCGGACCCGTCGGGGCGGGACGGCCTGCGGGTGCGGGGCACGCACTCGTGGCGGTACGGGGGCTCCGGCGATCCGGAGGCGGTCGGCCGGATCGAGGCGGTCACGGTGCGGGGGGCGCGCAGCGGGCTGTCGGCGCAGGCGTACGTCTACCTGCCGCCGCAGTACGCGTACGCGACGGCGCGGCGCCGGGAGGAGTTCCCGGTGGTGCTGGCGCTGAGCGGGTTCCCCAGTACGCCGCGGGTGCTGCTCGACCTGCTCCGGTATCCGCAGAGGGCGCTGGAGGCGGTGCGGGCGGGGCGGATGCGGCCGGCGGTGCTGGTGCTGATGACGCCGACGGTGGCGCCCCCGCGGGACACGGAGTGCGTGGACGTGCCGGGCGGGCCGCAGGCGGAGACCTTCTTCGCGCACGACCTGCGGGCGGCGGTGGCCTCGCACTACGGGCTCACGCGCGACGCCCGGGGGTGGGGCGTGATGGGCAACTCGGTGGGCGGGTACTGCGCGCTGAAGCTGGCCCTGCGCGAGCCGGACGCCTATCGGGCGGCTGCCGGGCTCTCGGCGTCGTACGAGGCGGCGCGGGACGCCGACACCGGCGACCTGTTCGGCGGCGACGCGGGCCTGCGGCGGGAGAGCGACCTGCTGTGGCGGCTGCGGAACCTGCCGCAGCCGCCGGTGTCGCTGCTGGTGGCGAGCAGCCGGAAGGGCGAGCACCAGTACCCGCGGACGATGGAGTTCATCGATGCGGTGCGGGCGCCCGCGCGGGTGTCGTCGATCGTCCTGGGCAGCGGCGGGCACCACTACGAGACGTGGGGCCGCGAGGTCCCGCCGGCGCTGGAGTGGCTGGTGGGACGGCTGAGCCCGCCCTGA
- a CDS encoding heparan-alpha-glucosaminide N-acetyltransferase domain-containing protein has protein sequence MGANRLTGLDAARGAAVLGMFAVHVGPPPVPEGAGWLLVAADGRAPAVFTLIAGFSLALARSRAAGPPPLRATLTRCAILAGLGLCLAALSPGILVILAFYAVYFLAAEPFTRLRTRTLAAAAGAAVVLGPVLSYTLGRAAGLRTGGRGGTPVPADLLSWSGAAGTVRELLLSGAYPLLTYFPYILVGMALGRLADLRSKRSLGLLAGAGAAAAVAGYGASWLAMGPGGRRASLLDAVAREHPWAAAEPDPVAAVLAEQFGAIPSTSWDWLLLAGPYSQTPLETLGNAGTGAALLGLLALAARVGRVARALRPLAAVGAMALSVYVVHAVALAMFLRGWTGWDALAGFSACAMAGCLVWDHFLRGTRLGRGPLEWALRAVTPA, from the coding sequence ATGGGAGCAAACCGTCTCACCGGGTTGGACGCCGCCCGCGGCGCCGCCGTCCTCGGCATGTTCGCCGTCCACGTCGGACCGCCGCCCGTGCCCGAGGGCGCGGGCTGGCTGCTGGTCGCCGCCGACGGCCGCGCGCCCGCCGTCTTCACGCTCATCGCCGGCTTCTCCCTCGCGCTCGCCCGCTCCCGTGCCGCGGGGCCGCCGCCGCTGCGGGCCACCCTGACCCGCTGCGCGATCCTCGCCGGGCTCGGCCTGTGCCTCGCCGCGCTCTCACCCGGGATCCTGGTGATCCTGGCCTTCTACGCCGTCTACTTCCTGGCAGCCGAACCCTTCACCCGGCTGCGCACCCGCACCCTGGCGGCCGCCGCGGGCGCCGCCGTCGTCCTGGGTCCGGTCCTCTCCTACACCCTGGGCCGGGCCGCGGGGCTGCGCACCGGCGGGCGCGGGGGCACACCGGTCCCGGCCGACCTGTTGAGCTGGAGCGGCGCCGCCGGGACGGTGCGGGAACTGCTGCTCTCGGGCGCGTACCCGCTGCTCACCTACTTCCCCTACATCCTGGTGGGCATGGCGCTGGGCCGCCTCGCCGACCTGCGGAGCAAGCGGTCGCTCGGACTGCTGGCCGGCGCCGGGGCGGCCGCCGCCGTCGCCGGGTACGGCGCCTCCTGGCTCGCGATGGGCCCGGGCGGCCGGCGCGCGTCCCTGCTGGACGCCGTCGCACGGGAGCACCCGTGGGCCGCCGCGGAGCCCGATCCGGTCGCCGCGGTGCTGGCCGAGCAGTTCGGCGCGATCCCCAGCACCTCCTGGGACTGGCTGCTGCTGGCCGGCCCCTACAGCCAGACCCCGCTGGAGACCCTCGGCAACGCCGGGACCGGGGCCGCCCTCCTCGGCCTGCTCGCCCTCGCCGCGCGGGTCGGGCGGGTGGCGAGGGCGCTGCGGCCGCTCGCCGCCGTCGGAGCGATGGCCCTGTCGGTGTACGTCGTGCACGCGGTGGCGCTGGCGATGTTCCTGCGCGGCTGGACCGGTTGGGACGCGCTGGCGGGGTTCTCGGCCTGCGCGATGGCCGGCTGCCTGGTCTGGGACCACTTCCTGCGCGGTACGCGGCTGGGCCGCGGGCCGCTGGAATGGGCCCTGCGGGCGGTGACGCCGGCGTGA
- a CDS encoding response regulator transcription factor, which yields MKSDIRVLIADDQEMVRTGFALILGAQPDIEVVGEATDGAQCVELARRLRPDVCLVDVRMPRLDGLEVTRLLAGPGVADPLRVVIVTTFDQDDYLYGALRGGASGFLLKDAGPNLLVEAVRAAARGDALVSPAVTLRLLERLGEQPAPPGTPGAFAGEPPVSEREMDVVRLVARGLTNQEIADGLFISLSTVKTHLVSVQAKLGLRNRVEIAAWAWESGAVPAAPRGPVG from the coding sequence ATGAAAAGCGACATCCGCGTCCTCATCGCCGACGACCAGGAAATGGTCCGCACCGGCTTCGCGCTGATCCTGGGCGCCCAACCGGACATCGAGGTGGTCGGCGAGGCCACGGACGGCGCGCAGTGCGTGGAACTGGCCCGGCGGCTGCGCCCGGACGTGTGCCTGGTCGACGTACGGATGCCCAGGCTCGACGGGCTGGAGGTGACCCGGCTGCTCGCCGGGCCGGGGGTCGCCGACCCGCTGCGGGTGGTGATCGTGACCACCTTCGACCAGGACGACTACCTGTACGGGGCGCTGCGCGGCGGCGCCAGCGGCTTCCTGCTCAAGGACGCCGGGCCGAACCTGCTGGTGGAAGCCGTACGGGCGGCCGCGCGCGGGGACGCGCTCGTCTCCCCCGCCGTGACGCTGCGGCTGCTGGAGCGGCTCGGCGAGCAGCCCGCACCGCCGGGGACGCCGGGGGCGTTCGCCGGCGAACCGCCGGTGTCGGAGCGCGAGATGGACGTCGTGCGGCTGGTCGCGCGCGGGCTGACCAATCAGGAGATCGCCGACGGGCTGTTCATCTCGCTGTCCACGGTCAAGACGCACCTGGTCTCGGTGCAGGCCAAATTGGGGCTGCGCAACCGGGTGGAGATCGCCGCCTGGGCCTGGGAGAGCGGCGCGGTGCCCGCCGCCCCGCGCGGTCCGGTCGGCTGA
- a CDS encoding histidine kinase produces the protein MRRERFPALLVAAGCVLVWALDWITVEPPRAWAVLVCGAVVGAIALLPARAVRLPLDGRALLAAPLSLAATGAMLLPDRGTGGSWGLLESAALLVLLARCARHTDPPRVVPLGLLLWAAAAAAPLRMPSDAAAETAAFALTLAAAGAAGFGGYLRILDQRRARAVVAVREHERHELARDLHDFVAHHVTGIVVQAQAAQAIRETAPERLEPLLRSIERAGGETLDSMRRLVRVLREQDSGSVRPQDLLAELALLVAGRPGAALELAEPVRRVRLAPEVETSVHRLVQEALTNVTRHAPGARATRVRLATDGVRLTVEVDNGPAHDPGHRRGHVPPGGRGGLGLIGLRERVEAVDGRLAAGPLPDGGWRVTGVFPLLDGGGRGDGGPGGGLAGSNV, from the coding sequence ATGCGCCGAGAGAGATTCCCCGCGCTGCTGGTGGCGGCGGGCTGTGTCCTCGTGTGGGCCCTCGACTGGATCACGGTGGAGCCGCCGCGCGCCTGGGCCGTCCTCGTCTGCGGCGCCGTCGTCGGCGCGATCGCCCTGCTGCCCGCCCGCGCGGTCCGGCTCCCCCTCGACGGCCGCGCGCTGCTCGCCGCCCCGCTCTCCCTCGCCGCCACCGGCGCGATGCTGCTGCCGGACCGGGGCACCGGCGGGAGTTGGGGGCTGCTGGAGTCCGCCGCCCTGCTGGTGCTGCTGGCCCGGTGCGCCCGGCACACCGACCCGCCCCGGGTGGTGCCGCTGGGACTGCTGCTGTGGGCGGCGGCCGCCGCGGCCCCGCTGCGGATGCCCAGCGACGCCGCCGCCGAGACCGCCGCCTTCGCGCTGACCCTGGCGGCCGCCGGGGCCGCCGGATTCGGCGGCTACCTGCGCATCCTGGACCAGCGCCGGGCCCGAGCGGTCGTGGCCGTACGGGAGCACGAGCGCCACGAACTCGCCCGCGACCTGCACGACTTCGTGGCCCACCACGTCACCGGCATCGTCGTCCAGGCGCAGGCCGCCCAGGCCATCCGGGAGACCGCGCCCGAGCGGCTCGAGCCGCTGCTGCGCTCCATCGAGCGGGCCGGCGGCGAGACGCTGGACTCCATGCGGCGCCTGGTCCGCGTCCTGCGCGAGCAGGACTCGGGGTCGGTGCGGCCGCAGGACCTGCTCGCGGAGCTGGCCCTGCTGGTGGCCGGCCGGCCGGGGGCCGCCCTGGAGCTGGCCGAACCGGTACGGCGGGTGCGGCTGGCGCCGGAAGTGGAGACCTCGGTGCACCGGCTGGTGCAGGAGGCCCTGACCAATGTGACGCGGCACGCTCCGGGCGCGCGGGCCACACGGGTGAGGCTGGCCACCGACGGAGTACGCCTGACGGTGGAGGTCGACAACGGCCCCGCGCACGACCCCGGGCACCGGCGCGGCCACGTCCCGCCCGGCGGCCGCGGCGGCCTCGGGCTGATCGGGCTGCGCGAACGGGTCGAGGCCGTGGACGGCCGGCTCGCCGCGGGCCCGCTGCCGGACGGCGGCTGGCGGGTGACCGGAGTCTTCCCGCTGCTGGACGGCGGCGGCCGCGGCGACGGCGGCCCCGGCGGCGGCCTGGCAGGATCGAACGTATGA